The following coding sequences lie in one Bacteroidota bacterium genomic window:
- a CDS encoding PKD domain-containing protein, whose amino-acid sequence MLRKLTLFFLMIFSVTEISATHIVGGEIFYDYLGNNDYRITLKVYRDCLNGQAPYDNPASVGIFDVNGNLVDTLSMNFPGSNPVPPSINSPCYTPPGNVCVEEAVYTEVKHITPGAGGYYITYQRCCRNNTILNLISPGSVGSTYMIQIPDPALATNNSSPRYTNFPPIFLCQGAPLVFDHSATEPDGDSLAYDLCDPYDGASAAAPMPQPPAGPPYAFVPFNAPYSGGYPMSSNPALSINPITGLLTGTPNLIGQWVVGVCCKEYRNGNLICTNKRDFQFNVLPCPLLTVSSIPNQTVFCAGYNVQFQNNSWNATTYLWNFGDPTSTSDTSNTFTPNYTYGDTGVYTVTLVCNPYTPCADTNTTTFQIYPPVNPNFIVPAGQCVNGNSYNFSAGGQFMGNGSFSWNFGSNANPDSSNVQDPQNISFDTSGIFPVTITVSENGCTGIFTDSVIVYPMPTADFAGAYLEGCNPFTVQFSDSSIAGTQLQYTWIFGDGDTSHLANPVHTYFGVGTYDVSLIVATTNGCIGIDTFSVPGMITVDPAPTAGITANPTVTSIFSPYITVTDQSMNGDSCILDFGDGFVTSACDGGHTYWSYGTYNIIQTVYNSYGCSDVDTVQVEVTPENRFFIPNTFTPNGDGLNDIFMPVILGAEGYHFMIFDRWGELIFETRDTNVGWDGRYKGNKCQEDVYVWKVDYVNVVDESSQKLIGHVNLIR is encoded by the coding sequence ATGCTGCGTAAACTGACATTATTTTTCCTGATGATTTTTTCGGTGACGGAAATATCGGCGACGCATATTGTGGGCGGAGAAATTTTTTATGATTACCTCGGCAATAATGATTATCGCATCACGCTGAAAGTTTACCGCGATTGTTTGAATGGGCAGGCACCGTATGATAATCCGGCGTCTGTTGGAATTTTTGATGTGAATGGAAATCTCGTGGATACTTTGTCAATGAATTTTCCGGGATCGAATCCGGTTCCTCCCTCTATCAATAGTCCTTGCTACACACCACCGGGAAATGTTTGCGTGGAAGAAGCCGTGTACACCGAAGTAAAACATATTACTCCTGGTGCCGGCGGATATTATATCACTTACCAGCGTTGCTGCAGGAATAACACGATCCTCAATCTCATCAGTCCCGGAAGTGTAGGATCTACTTACATGATCCAGATTCCTGATCCTGCTCTCGCCACAAATAATTCCAGTCCGCGCTACACCAATTTTCCTCCGATCTTTCTTTGCCAGGGTGCGCCACTTGTATTCGATCATTCGGCAACAGAGCCCGATGGCGATTCACTCGCGTATGATCTTTGCGATCCTTATGATGGAGCGAGTGCTGCTGCGCCAATGCCGCAACCACCGGCGGGACCACCGTACGCTTTTGTTCCGTTCAATGCGCCGTACAGCGGAGGATACCCGATGTCGTCTAATCCTGCGCTGAGTATTAATCCGATCACAGGTTTGCTTACGGGAACACCGAATCTTATTGGCCAGTGGGTGGTTGGTGTTTGTTGTAAAGAATATAGAAATGGAAATCTTATTTGCACAAACAAGAGAGATTTTCAATTCAATGTTCTTCCTTGTCCATTGCTCACGGTGAGCAGTATTCCGAATCAAACTGTTTTCTGCGCAGGTTACAATGTGCAATTCCAGAACAACAGTTGGAATGCAACAACGTATCTCTGGAATTTCGGCGATCCAACTTCAACTTCCGATACATCGAATACATTCACTCCGAATTATACCTACGGCGACACCGGTGTTTACACAGTAACGCTCGTTTGTAATCCATATACGCCATGTGCAGATACGAACACGACCACGTTCCAGATCTATCCGCCGGTCAATCCGAATTTTATTGTTCCTGCCGGGCAATGTGTGAATGGAAACAGTTATAATTTTTCTGCCGGCGGACAATTCATGGGCAATGGAAGTTTCTCCTGGAATTTCGGATCCAATGCAAATCCTGATTCAAGTAATGTGCAGGATCCGCAGAATATTTCATTCGACACATCAGGAATTTTTCCGGTAACGATCACTGTTTCTGAAAATGGCTGCACAGGAATTTTTACAGATTCAGTTATTGTTTATCCAATGCCGACTGCAGATTTTGCAGGAGCGTATCTCGAAGGTTGCAATCCATTCACCGTTCAATTCTCTGATAGTTCCATTGCAGGAACACAGTTGCAGTACACCTGGATATTCGGTGATGGAGATACTTCTCATCTTGCAAATCCTGTTCACACTTATTTCGGCGTTGGCACGTACGATGTTTCACTCATCGTCGCAACAACGAATGGTTGCATTGGAATCGATACGTTCAGTGTTCCGGGAATGATCACTGTTGATCCGGCTCCTACGGCAGGCATCACTGCTAATCCTACAGTCACTTCCATTTTCAGTCCTTACATTACTGTTACCGATCAAAGCATGAATGGAGATTCCTGCATACTCGATTTCGGTGATGGTTTTGTGACGAGTGCGTGCGATGGAGGACACACGTACTGGAGTTACGGAACCTACAACATCATTCAAACCGTTTACAATTCTTATGGTTGTTCTGATGTGGATACGGTGCAGGTAGAAGTAACGCCGGAAAATCGTTTTTTCATTCCGAATACATTTACTCCGAATGGTGACGGGCTCAATGATATTTTCATGCCGGTGATACTCGGAGCAGAAGGTTATCATTTCATGATCTTCGATCGTTGGGGAGAATTGATTTTTGAAACGCGCGACACGAATGTGGGATGGGACGGACGATACAAAGGCAACAAATGCCAGGAAGATGTTTATGTGTGGAAGGTTGATTATGTGAATGTGGTGGATGAAAGTTCGCAGAAACTCATTGGCCACGTGAACCTGATCCGCTGA
- a CDS encoding gliding motility-associated C-terminal domain-containing protein: MKQGKIVFRFWIISFALIFHFQANAQLIVDTSLTPAQLVQNVLLGPGIIASNITYTGYSRAIGKFTALNTNLGIDSGIVMTSGSVLRNDSTFNNRGPGGPNDIGSDGAWNQTVGTDTDLNAIVGNSTYDAAVLAFDFVAQSDSVKFRYIFGSEEYSDYVNSTYNDVFAFLLNGVSVVLTQTNIALIPSTATPVSINNVNNGQTWFGPAPGPCTNCAYYVDNPAYDAVNNPVVAPYDSIQYDGFTTVLTAMYPVQCGETYHIKLAIADVFDHVFDSGVFLEAGSFQSGTVDLSSHVSYGSSNDSTLYEGCGQACIYFTRQGNISMQDTATITLGGTASASDYTPTIPSQLIFLPGQDSISICISATQDGNPESVETLTLQSVSSGPCVASVATDLTLYISDANNISVNAGNDTSICNASPITLYTNVTGGIQPYIYNWSTGATTPNITVNPAVTTSYTITVSDQCGTPVGIDTVTVFLPAGAFTITTSPDLVLCSGSSALLTVSPSGGSMPYFISWTTVSGNDSVPVTGGYVEQFTPTGSGIFVVMVREGCGQTASDSIAVTVNDCGVIAPNVFTPNNDGTNDQLIFTGLEHFPNSSLHIYNRWGNKVYESANYQNDWTGSGISDGTYYYVLHLSSGSDLTGFVTALTHK; this comes from the coding sequence ATGAAACAAGGAAAAATCGTATTCAGATTCTGGATCATTTCTTTTGCACTGATCTTCCATTTTCAGGCGAATGCGCAGTTGATTGTCGATACTTCTCTCACGCCTGCGCAATTAGTGCAGAATGTACTGCTCGGCCCGGGCATCATTGCATCAAATATCACGTACACCGGTTACTCTCGCGCTATCGGAAAATTTACTGCGCTGAATACCAATCTTGGAATTGATTCCGGAATTGTGATGACATCGGGAAGTGTATTGAGAAATGATTCCACCTTCAACAACCGTGGACCCGGTGGCCCAAACGATATCGGGAGCGACGGCGCATGGAATCAAACGGTAGGAACAGATACTGATCTTAATGCGATCGTTGGAAATTCTACGTATGATGCAGCTGTGCTTGCTTTCGATTTTGTGGCGCAATCTGATTCGGTGAAGTTCCGCTACATTTTCGGTTCAGAAGAATATTCGGATTATGTCAATTCCACTTACAATGATGTATTCGCATTTCTCCTGAATGGAGTGAGTGTAGTACTCACACAAACCAACATCGCACTCATTCCAAGCACAGCGACTCCTGTTTCCATCAATAACGTGAACAACGGGCAAACATGGTTTGGCCCTGCTCCCGGCCCATGCACGAATTGCGCGTATTATGTGGACAATCCTGCTTATGATGCGGTGAACAATCCGGTGGTGGCTCCTTACGATTCCATTCAGTACGATGGATTTACTACTGTACTCACGGCAATGTATCCGGTGCAATGCGGAGAAACGTATCATATAAAATTAGCGATCGCCGATGTGTTCGATCACGTTTTCGATTCCGGAGTTTTTCTCGAAGCAGGAAGTTTTCAGTCGGGAACGGTAGATCTGAGTTCGCACGTCAGTTATGGCAGCAGCAACGATTCTACTTTGTATGAAGGATGCGGACAAGCGTGCATCTATTTCACAAGGCAGGGAAATATTTCGATGCAGGATACAGCGACCATCACGCTTGGAGGAACTGCAAGCGCTTCCGATTACACTCCGACTATTCCTTCGCAACTTATTTTTCTTCCGGGACAGGATTCTATTTCCATTTGCATTTCTGCCACGCAGGACGGAAATCCGGAATCAGTAGAAACGCTCACGCTGCAATCTGTTTCAAGCGGTCCTTGCGTGGCAAGTGTTGCAACTGATCTCACTTTATATATCAGTGATGCAAATAATATTTCTGTGAATGCAGGAAATGATACTTCGATCTGCAATGCTTCGCCCATCACACTTTACACGAATGTAACCGGCGGAATTCAACCTTACATTTACAATTGGAGCACCGGCGCTACTACACCAAATATTACTGTAAACCCGGCGGTGACTACCAGCTACACGATAACAGTTTCTGATCAGTGCGGAACTCCGGTGGGGATTGATACGGTTACTGTTTTTCTTCCTGCGGGAGCATTCACGATCACCACTTCACCTGATCTCGTTCTATGTTCCGGAAGTTCTGCATTGCTCACCGTTTCTCCTTCAGGAGGATCAATGCCTTATTTTATTTCGTGGACTACTGTTTCAGGAAATGATTCTGTTCCTGTTACCGGTGGTTATGTAGAACAATTCACACCTACCGGAAGCGGCATATTTGTTGTTATGGTTCGCGAGGGTTGCGGACAAACCGCTTCTGATTCCATTGCAGTAACGGTAAACGATTGCGGTGTAATTGCACCGAATGTTTTCACACCGAATAATGACGGAACAAATGATCAGCTCATTTTCACAGGCCTTGAACATTTCCCGAACAGTTCGCTTCACATTTACAACCGTTGGGGAAATAAAGTGTATGAAAGTGCCAATTACCAAAATGATTGGACCGGCAGTGGAATCAGCGACGGAACGTATTATTATGTTCTGCACCTTTCGTCTGGTTCCGATCTCACCGGTTTTGTCACCGCACTCACGCATAAATAA
- a CDS encoding dipeptidase, translating to MSTQKDYIEKNKDRFLDELFELLRIPSVSADAKYKNDVLKTAETVKAKMQAAGAEKCELCNTNGYPVVYGEKFIDSKLPTVLVYGHYDVQPPDPLELWTSPPFEPTIRKTEIHPDGAIFARGSCDDKGQMFMHVKALEVMLKTNSLPCNVKFMIEGEEEVGSANLAGFLEKNKEKLKADVILISDTSIIANTTPSIDVGLRGLTYMEVEITGPNRDLHSGVYGGAVANPVNVLCRMIASMHDENFHITIPGFYDDVNELSADERKELNRAPFNLEAYKKDLVISDVQGEKGFTTMERTGIRPTLDVNGIWGGYTGEGAKTVLPSKASAKISMRLVPDQSSEKIADLFEAHFKKIAPAGVTVKVRHHHGGEPVVVSTISKAYLAASKAMEETYGKKPIPTRGGGSIPIVALFKSILGLDSVLFGFGLDSDALHSPNEHYGIFNYFKGIETIPLFYKNYVEK from the coding sequence ATGAGTACACAGAAAGATTACATCGAAAAAAATAAAGATCGTTTCCTGGATGAACTTTTTGAATTGCTGAGAATTCCTTCGGTGAGCGCCGATGCAAAATATAAAAATGATGTGCTGAAAACTGCTGAAACTGTGAAAGCAAAAATGCAGGCCGCCGGTGCAGAAAAATGCGAACTGTGTAACACGAACGGATACCCGGTTGTGTACGGTGAAAAATTTATTGATTCAAAACTTCCCACTGTTCTTGTGTACGGGCATTATGATGTGCAACCACCGGATCCGCTGGAATTGTGGACCTCTCCTCCATTCGAACCGACGATACGCAAAACAGAAATTCATCCTGATGGCGCCATCTTCGCGCGCGGATCGTGCGATGACAAAGGACAAATGTTCATGCATGTGAAAGCGCTTGAAGTGATGTTGAAGACAAATTCACTTCCGTGCAATGTAAAATTCATGATCGAAGGAGAAGAAGAAGTGGGTTCTGCGAATCTTGCAGGATTCCTGGAAAAAAATAAAGAGAAATTAAAAGCAGATGTCATTCTCATTTCCGATACTTCCATCATTGCGAATACTACGCCGTCGATCGATGTGGGCCTTCGCGGACTTACTTACATGGAAGTGGAGATCACCGGCCCCAATCGCGATCTTCATTCGGGAGTTTATGGCGGTGCTGTTGCCAATCCTGTGAATGTTCTCTGCAGGATGATCGCTTCCATGCACGATGAAAATTTTCACATTACCATTCCCGGATTTTATGATGATGTGAATGAACTTTCTGCCGATGAAAGAAAAGAACTGAATCGTGCGCCGTTCAATCTTGAAGCTTACAAAAAAGATCTTGTGATAAGTGATGTGCAGGGTGAAAAAGGATTTACAACAATGGAAAGAACGGGAATTCGCCCTACGCTTGATGTGAATGGAATATGGGGAGGATACACGGGCGAAGGAGCGAAAACAGTTTTACCATCGAAAGCTTCTGCAAAAATTTCCATGCGCCTTGTTCCGGATCAATCCTCGGAAAAGATCGCAGATCTGTTCGAAGCGCATTTCAAAAAAATTGCACCGGCTGGCGTGACGGTAAAAGTGAGGCATCATCACGGCGGCGAACCGGTTGTTGTTTCCACGATTTCAAAAGCATATCTCGCTGCGAGCAAAGCCATGGAAGAAACATACGGAAAGAAACCGATCCCCACACGCGGCGGCGGATCCATTCCTATCGTTGCACTTTTCAAATCCATTCTCGGGCTCGATTCTGTTCTCTTCGGATTCGGATTGGATTCAGATGCACTACATTCTCCCAATGAACATTATGGTATTTTCAATTATTTCAAGGGCATTGAAACGATACCGTTGTTCTACAAAAATTATGTGGAGAAATAG
- a CDS encoding phosphoribosylformylglycinamidine cyclo-ligase has product MSDIKYNKRGVSASKEDVHRAIKNIDKGIFPNAFCKIIPDHLSGDENYCLVMHADGAGTKSSLAYLYWKETGDLSVWKGIAQDAIVMNTDDLLCVGATDNILLSSTIGRNKNLIPGEIISAIINGTEEVLAELRTLGVGIKSTGGETADVGDLVRTIIVDSTVVARMKRSDVITNEKIQNGDVIVGLASYGRASYEKEYNSGMGSNGLTSARHDVFENDLAEKYPESFDPAIPAELVYSGKIKLTDEVDIGAGKKMTAGKLVLSPTRTYGPVITRVLEKFRKEIHGIIHCSGGAQTKILHFINDLHIVKDNLFPVPPLFKLIQEQSGTSWNEMYKVFNCGHRMELYVPGKIAAEIISISKSFNIDAKIIGRVEESKQKKLTIRSEFGEFVY; this is encoded by the coding sequence ATGTCTGATATCAAATACAATAAACGCGGTGTCTCTGCTTCGAAAGAAGATGTACATCGTGCAATAAAAAATATCGACAAAGGAATTTTTCCGAATGCTTTCTGTAAAATAATTCCCGATCATCTTTCAGGCGACGAAAATTATTGTCTCGTAATGCATGCCGATGGCGCAGGGACAAAATCTTCTCTTGCGTATTTGTATTGGAAGGAAACCGGCGATCTCAGTGTGTGGAAAGGAATTGCGCAGGATGCGATCGTGATGAATACCGACGATCTTCTTTGTGTGGGTGCTACAGATAATATTCTTCTTTCATCGACGATCGGCAGGAATAAAAATTTAATTCCGGGAGAAATTATTTCGGCCATCATCAATGGTACTGAAGAAGTTCTTGCTGAATTGCGCACTCTCGGTGTGGGAATAAAAAGCACGGGCGGAGAAACCGCGGATGTCGGCGACCTGGTTCGCACCATCATTGTCGATTCGACCGTTGTGGCAAGAATGAAAAGAAGCGATGTGATCACCAATGAAAAAATTCAGAATGGTGATGTCATTGTAGGCCTTGCTTCTTACGGCCGGGCTTCTTATGAAAAAGAATACAATAGTGGAATGGGAAGCAACGGGCTTACTTCTGCACGGCACGATGTTTTTGAAAATGATCTTGCAGAAAAATATCCTGAAAGTTTCGATCCGGCCATTCCTGCAGAATTGGTTTACAGCGGAAAAATAAAATTGACGGACGAAGTAGATATCGGCGCCGGAAAAAAAATGACAGCCGGGAAATTGGTTCTCTCGCCCACGCGCACGTATGGGCCTGTGATCACGCGCGTGCTGGAAAAATTCAGAAAAGAAATTCACGGCATCATACACTGCAGCGGAGGCGCGCAAACAAAGATCCTTCATTTCATAAATGATCTTCACATTGTGAAAGACAATTTATTTCCCGTTCCTCCTTTGTTCAAACTCATTCAGGAACAAAGCGGAACTTCCTGGAACGAGATGTACAAAGTTTTTAATTGCGGTCACCGCATGGAATTATATGTGCCCGGAAAAATTGCCGCAGAAATAATTTCAATTTCAAAATCATTCAACATCGACGCGAAAATTATCGGAAGAGTGGAGGAGAGCAAACAAAAAAAACTTACGATCAGAAGTGAGTTCGGGGAATTTGTTTACTGA
- a CDS encoding OmpA family protein, with amino-acid sequence MKPLKVLSAVVVFLLALTMNAHAQKNYIRDADKAYDSQQYYSASELYKKGMAKIKNKQEKARITFQIAECYRKMNDWKQAESWYAKAIKAKHNDDKMYLWYAEAKKINMKYDEAITAFNDYKQRVPSDPAGENGVKSSELAQQWKDNPTRYVVENMAQINSKDYDFSPTYSDKKHTSLIFTSKREGQSGSKIDPISGTMYSDLFETKVDKNGKWSAPATIQGSVNSAMGNEGASCVNKKGDQIYFTRCDQQKKKWITCKIYVSKKKGNTWDVPTVIDFGLDAAVLDSFNFRHPAVSADEQVMVFSSDMTGTTGGIHSDLWMSTYDKKSKAWGKPVNMGTTINTNGREGFPYISDNGDLYYSSDGLLGMGGLDIFKAPLTDAKNWKWGTPENLKYPMNSPGDDFGIVFDGKKEKGYLTSNREGTKGADDIWSFYLPPLVFHLAGTITDCKYGPSIAVQECTVRMVGSDGSAVEAKTDKDGKYKFDLIPEVSYVVTVFSDKGHSTKADGYLNLPDKDKGKLTTVGEMNSKDFTLDFCLVPAESEIRFPAVLYDLNKSTLRPESKDSLNFLYQTLMDNPTIIVEISSHTDPRASDAYNNKLSQARAQACVDYLVNEKHIPAARLVAKGYGKTRPLRQADGTVLNDAYIKSKKTKQEQEALYQLDRRTVFKVLSWDYVDPNAPKDQNQRKIVRPKVLAGAMDDTGDTTGADVEDAPVDGGGTGTSGTGTGTGTGTGTGTGGGTGTGTSTGGGTGTSGTGTGTTTNPKPKSVAILTINEKFIC; translated from the coding sequence ATGAAACCATTGAAAGTACTCTCTGCTGTTGTAGTATTTCTGCTCGCTCTTACGATGAACGCGCATGCACAGAAAAACTACATCCGTGATGCGGATAAAGCGTACGATTCACAGCAGTACTACAGTGCGTCAGAGCTCTACAAAAAGGGAATGGCGAAGATCAAGAACAAGCAGGAGAAGGCACGCATTACCTTCCAGATCGCAGAATGTTACCGCAAAATGAACGACTGGAAACAGGCGGAAAGCTGGTATGCAAAAGCGATCAAAGCGAAACACAATGATGATAAAATGTATTTGTGGTACGCTGAAGCGAAAAAAATCAATATGAAATATGATGAAGCGATCACTGCTTTCAATGATTACAAGCAGCGCGTTCCTTCTGATCCTGCCGGTGAGAACGGTGTAAAATCATCCGAACTCGCACAGCAGTGGAAAGATAATCCTACACGTTACGTGGTGGAGAATATGGCGCAGATCAATTCAAAAGATTATGATTTCTCACCAACCTATTCCGATAAAAAACACACCTCACTTATTTTCACTTCCAAGCGTGAAGGACAAAGCGGAAGCAAGATCGATCCTATTAGCGGAACAATGTATTCCGATCTTTTCGAAACAAAAGTGGACAAGAACGGAAAATGGAGTGCTCCTGCAACGATCCAGGGTTCTGTGAACAGTGCAATGGGTAACGAAGGTGCAAGCTGTGTAAATAAAAAAGGAGATCAGATCTATTTCACTCGCTGCGATCAGCAGAAGAAAAAATGGATTACCTGCAAAATTTATGTTTCCAAGAAAAAAGGAAATACATGGGATGTTCCAACTGTCATTGATTTTGGACTCGATGCTGCCGTGCTCGACAGTTTCAATTTCCGCCACCCTGCAGTTTCTGCCGATGAACAGGTTATGGTTTTCTCTTCTGATATGACCGGAACAACAGGAGGAATTCACTCCGACCTGTGGATGTCCACCTACGATAAAAAATCAAAAGCTTGGGGCAAGCCAGTGAATATGGGAACTACCATCAACACCAATGGCCGCGAAGGGTTCCCTTACATCAGCGATAATGGCGATCTCTATTATTCTTCAGATGGACTTCTCGGAATGGGTGGACTCGATATTTTCAAAGCGCCCCTTACTGACGCTAAGAACTGGAAATGGGGAACACCTGAAAATCTGAAATACCCGATGAATTCTCCCGGAGATGATTTCGGAATTGTATTCGACGGCAAAAAAGAAAAAGGTTACCTCACATCAAACCGCGAAGGCACAAAAGGAGCCGATGATATCTGGTCATTCTATCTGCCGCCACTGGTATTCCACCTGGCAGGAACAATTACCGATTGCAAGTATGGTCCTTCCATTGCTGTACAGGAATGTACGGTACGTATGGTTGGTTCAGACGGATCAGCTGTAGAAGCAAAAACAGATAAAGACGGAAAATATAAATTCGATCTTATTCCTGAAGTTTCTTACGTCGTAACTGTTTTCTCTGATAAAGGCCACAGCACAAAAGCGGATGGATACCTGAATCTTCCGGATAAAGACAAAGGAAAATTAACCACAGTCGGTGAAATGAATTCGAAAGATTTCACACTTGATTTTTGTCTCGTTCCTGCGGAATCTGAAATTCGTTTCCCGGCGGTGCTCTATGATCTGAATAAATCAACATTGCGCCCGGAATCAAAAGATTCTCTGAATTTCCTCTACCAGACACTGATGGATAATCCGACGATCATTGTCGAGATCAGTTCGCACACTGACCCGCGCGCGAGCGACGCCTACAACAATAAACTTTCACAGGCACGTGCGCAGGCTTGCGTGGATTATCTCGTTAATGAAAAACATATTCCTGCAGCGCGTCTCGTTGCAAAAGGATATGGTAAAACTCGTCCGCTCCGCCAGGCAGATGGAACTGTTTTGAATGATGCCTACATCAAATCCAAAAAAACAAAACAGGAACAGGAAGCCCTTTACCAGCTCGATCGTCGTACAGTATTCAAAGTTCTTTCATGGGATTATGTTGATCCTAATGCACCGAAAGATCAGAATCAACGCAAGATTGTTCGCCCGAAAGTTCTCGCTGGTGCAATGGATGATACCGGTGATACAACCGGGGCAGATGTTGAAGATGCACCAGTTGACGGTGGCGGTACAGGTACTTCAGGTACCGGAACTGGAACTGGAACTGGAACTGGAACTGGAACTGGTGGTGGAACCGGCACAGGTACAAGTACAGGTGGTGGTACAGGAACGAGCGGAACCGGAACCGGCACAACTACCAATCCGAAACCAAAATCAGTAGCGATACTTACCATCAATGAGAAATTTATCTGCTGA